The Theileria equi strain WA chromosome 2 map unlocalized gcontig_1105316255037, whole genome shotgun sequence genomic sequence TAAACCCAGAATTGCTTCTCAGAGACGCGAATTTTATGGCGGATGGGAAAACTGACCGACAAACTCTCGATACGATAGAATCACAGGCAATCAGAACGACATACAATAACAAACGCCTTAATTTTAGCATATAAGAAGTTATTTTTAATCATGTTTTATGGTTAGTAGGGAGAAAAGTGCGGCATGTGTAAGGTTAGAGGATTATAAAGTCGCCATCAGTCGCTATCGTGTAGTCGCCGCACTTTGAGGCGATGGATGTCAACCCCGAAACTTTAGCCAGGTACTTGGTGTCTTTGTAAACCTGTAAATATTGTGATATCAAGGGAACAAAAACCTTTTGAAGAAACTTCTCGTCGTTGATAAAGCTTGAAAATATGCGATTTGAACAGCAGATGCAGCTGTCGGAAGGTTCAGCGAATAGCTGCGATATCTTCAAGTCTGCAATATTGTCAAGGTTTAAAGTGTGCAACCTGAGATTGAGAGACGTATCGAGTGAGGAATGCAGCCCAGGCATGAAGTTGATCCGTGCGGAGCCGCGAATCCGGACTCATGCTGAGTGAGATTAACGAGCAGTTCTACGGCCAGTGAAGCGCAAGTTGTGGATATTCCCGGTTTTACTATTGTACACGTTTCATCAATCGGCCTGAAACATGTTTAACTTCTATCGCAAAATACCTTCCAGAAATAGTGTCTTGCAAGACACTTGACTCACTGCAAAAGTAACAGGCACCGACAAACTCTCTAAACGAGTGTCGGATTATCATCAGAGAGTCAAATGCAAGTCCAACTGATATGACCAATGGAGTATTATCCCCTTTGAAATTTCTGTATACTCGTTTAGTGACTACTTTAACTCACCTAACGGATGCCAGGAGGCTGGGAAGCCACCGGGATTCCTTGGAGTCGGTAGAAAGGAACAAAACGTCACAACTATCCATTATCTCCTCCATGGCATTCACTGCATTATTTATATCCTCTTGCGATTCGTAGTGGCCTATAAACATGATAAGATTGttataaacaaacctggCATAGGTATTCTCAGAAATAAAGACTTTACGTTGGCATCTGGTCTAATTCTCTTAATCATGGTATTAGCCGCTTCAACTTTGGGGGTTCTTTTAAGACAATCTTCGTGTGTATATAGTCCCTGTCTTGTAGCATTTGATACTGTTCCATTGTCAACTATTGTAAAGTCCCCGATTCCCCAAGAGAGCAATTGTCTTGCGATTGAAGAACCCAGTGCACCCACACCTATAATACCTACATTGAGCCTAGAAATTCTATCAAGCTTCAACTCTGGTACCACTCTCCAGGTCATAAGCTGGAGGTTTAATTCTTCATCCAATTTGCAAACTTTTCGTGGGTCCAGATAGTCAGAAAATGAATAGTAATGTTCATATTTTGTTCCACTCTGTGAACCCTTAAAGCCATGGGAAATTGATAGCCTCTCAAACTTTATCTCCTGAGGCACCCATATACCGTacaatttatattttacgTCTCCATCACGCTCTAATTCGCTGAGACCTATAATTACCACGTGAACTACCTTTGAAAAGACTCCATTTGCAAGTGTAAATTGGAGTAAAAAGCTACGCCAGTACCGATACAAGGCATCTCCACATTCCAAATTTGAAAGGGAACAAAAGAACAAGTCTTCAAGTCGTAAAGTTTCATCTGTGATGGACAAAGTGTCGTCCAAAAAGGTGCAATCAAACAAATTTGTGACGACTCCAGAGCTCCTATTGTACACGAAAATCGGACATTTCAATGGGTTATTCTTGCAAAATTCTAGAATGATATCCAAATCCCCCTTGTTGATACTACAAACATCGCTTCTAGACGAGATTGTGTATGGAGTCTCAGGGTATACCAGTGGGCTGCAAATTGAGTAGTGACAAGCATGACCCTTTAAATCGACAAATGCAAAGACGACAAATCTGTTAGAGTCAGAAAATCTGTACACACTTTGAGTTTTAGGTGCAAATTCGCTGGAATCTTCATTGGAGCCCTTTACACTGAGGATGTTCCGGATCTCTTTCTCCTTATCCAAATTCCTAAATGCTTCCAGAGACTCTGAAAGTATCAAAAGGCCTTCTACCAGTACACATGAACACTTTTCTTCGCCGTAACCGACGCTATCAACTGTTTCGGCCAGATACGTCTCCTCCAGGGCACGTCTATCCCTCAATGACCCAGAATTAGACTTGCAATCTTCAAATCTACAACATTTATCCTCAAAAGAGTGTTTATCTAGGCGTAAAACTCCGTCTAACATGAACAAACCGAACAAACGGACCCTGGAGCAACTTGATTTGTACCTGTAGAGCTTGTTCTCGTACAATTTTATAAAGAAGGAAACGTCaatgttataaatttgAGGTATGAACCTCAACAGCTGCATTTTATGGAGAGTACACGAAAATGAGACATGTGTGGAtggaagaaagaagatTTAAATTAACTCGGTTGTGTATTGTACAAACGATGACTCCGTGAGTGAGTTTATCCGTTGCAGGAGAGTTGGAATTTCCACTTGGAGAGAGGATTCTTCATCGTTCATACACTCGGAAATCGCTACAGACTCGTCGACGCTGATGCTTGGAGCGCTATAGTCGTCCCTATCCACAGACTCTGGTAGTGTATCTTCAGACTTTTCTTCGCTAGACCCGTTCGATCGTCTAGAATCCTCCGTCATAATACTCAAATATGACCCAATCATATTCTCGCGATCAAGCAGATGACCAAAGCTGACCAAATCTGGATCTTTGCCTAGATTTACAAACATCTTGCAGTATTTTTTACAAACGTCAGAGTGcacattttcatcaaataaACCATTCAACTTGTGCACTAAACTATACAGTTTTTTAATCCATAGGCAATATCTCAGGGTGTAGGCAATGGAATCTTGCGTATCCAACATTGCCCCAAACTTTAGCGTGTCTAGCGCGACTAGGATCAAATTTGATATAACGGAGTCGCTCTTGTAACCCTTTGATATACCATCAATGACCTCTGTAGCCCTGTTTATCAGCTCCATTCCAATTTCATAAATGTCCTTGATTTGTCTATGAAGCTGCCAATTCTTTACTTTTAGAGACTCAAACCTTGTAACTAAATTACGGACGTCAGAAAAGTTGattttctccatcattGGAGTTTCTGTTGGTCCAGAAAATTCTGTCTTTTCCTCCACCTCAGCACTCTCAGTCTCTGGGACTTGTGCAGTGTCAGAGGGTTTCTCAGAATCgccatttataaaatccTCGACAGTTGAAGAGTATTTAACGTCTGGTATCGAGTTGTAAAGATGGACCAGGTTCAGGGTATCAAGTATATCTTTAAATGAAACGCGCGCAGTTTTCCTAAAATTAATCAAACTTCCCCAATCAGTCTTGAATTTAAAAGAGTCTGCGGTCGTTTCCCATGAATTAAAATGATTTATAACTCTACGACACTCCTTTTCATAGTCTAAGCTTTCCTCTACATCCTTTTTAATAGGTTCTAGGACGTGGCAAAGATCCAAATACTTTGTGAGTGGTTCACCATGCTGCAAAAGTAGCAGACATTCCGTTGTACAATTCTGGCCATTATCTTGTGAAATGAGTGAATCAACCCGTTTAAAACGTCTTTGGAATCTGCGCCACATATAGTAGACATGTTCAAGTGTTTTAAAAAGTGGAACCACAAGATCAACATTTTGATATTCATTGTAGATAGTCTCCAGATCTTCTGGTGTACATTTGCGATTTTCAGTTGCACAGGGCTCTGGTTGTGTTGTatctttatctttatccTTTATTTTATCGTCAGAATGTataatattgtaaaatttaGGCAGATTTACCCTCTTTAGCCAATCTACGGCTGACTGATATTTCTTGGAAAGTCTAGAGTACAGAGGGTGATCAAGTAGATCAGATGGAGTCTTGTTGAGCAAATCACCAACAAGTGAATAGTTGACGGGTTTTTGAGAAAATCGGTGGGCGTCACTAAGCCACAGGGAATGTAACACATGACTCTTGAGCTTTTCTAGGTTTGGTATCTTAATTACAGACCCATCACATTCCTCAATTAGCGACATGGACTTACCTAAATTAGACTCTAGGACAGCCTCATCCAATAAATGGTGTAAATTTGATGCATCCGAGAATACCTTTTGCAGGTACAAATATTCCTTTACAAAAAACAAACGTTCATTCCCTTCCTTGAGTAAATACTCCACAACCTCCATCTCTATGGGCTCCACTTGTGCGACATTTTCGTGTATAAATGGAATCTTTTTTGCAATCAGCTGAGAATACTCTTCACAAAGTGCGATTTCATGCTTTAACTTGGTAAGGATTGGCACATTTACCATCCCACAAGAAAGTAGTGTAAATTCTTCCAGCAAACACTTGGCTTCTTCTATCAAAAGCCTCCTGGAACCTACTCTAGACAGGGCGTCATGGACCTTTAAATACCACTTATCTAGTCCATCCGTGAAGTTTACCAGTATAGATGTAACGTTTCTGATAAATGACTCGCTTAAACCCTCTAGTTCCACTTGGTGGCTGTTCTCTACCAAATCCGTGGAGGCATCTACGGAATCTCCGGTATCTGGATCAATGGGTTCACCATTGGATGTAATAGAATCATCCTTTACAGAGAGACTGTCGTCTTCCAGTGTCACTGGTTCTGCACTCGGGATAGAAGCTGGATCTTCTGTGACTTTGGAGGCCGAGATCTTACATATACAACCGAGTATTGGGGCAAGTGAATTCTTCCACTGAACTGACGAGAGCTTTTCCAGCGAAAGCTCGTCATAGTCATCCGCTTTGTACTTTCTTTTCTTAGTTATCCTATCGTCTGTGGAAGATCCGTGCAAGTCCTGAGAATCAACGGTCTCAGCAGCCTGGGTATTTTTATTTCAAGTCAAGGAGAGTTTATGGACATGAAAGCGTACCTTTGTGGATAGTTTTGCATTTAAAACTAATTCTGGCGAAATGGTATTAAAAATCGTCTTGTACTTGTCATAAATTTCTGATTCTGGCAGTACGGTCTCCTCAGATCCATCATTCTTGCTCGATGGGTCATAAATTTTGACAATCTTCTTAGAAATATGCTGGATTGGCGGTTTTTTGAATATCGGAGAGACAAATGCCTGGCGAGATAGAATGTCCACCCTTATACTATGGTTCTTACGCATATAAGGAAATAACTGAGGAATTGGAGTTTTACGCTCCATATACATGTACAATAACGACTAGAATCTATATTTCATTGAAATTATACTCACTGAAGACTAAAGGAAATCCCCGCGATTGGGTACCACACGTAGCAAAGTCTGACTTTCACATATCGTGTATAATAAAGTTTTAGAGTTCGTCATTGACCTTTGTTGCGAGTTCCTCTTTCGTTAGTGGCCTAACCTTAACTCTCACAAGGTTTTGTTGATGGTCAGTAGCTCCGTTGACTCTCAACTCATTTCCTTCCTTGTCCATAACTTTGACTGAACCGAATGAGCAGCCCTGTGACGTATTTGTCAACGCATATAGCTTTGTCATCTTGGTATCATCAGCCGTTAAACGTGCATAAGCTGTAATTTCATCCCTAATCACAAACGCAATGTAAAATTCAGAGGCGTTTTTGATTGCAGCCTTTACATAAACTGGGTCACCAGAATTTAGGTGGAAGAACTTGCTGGTGCCGTCTTCATTAAGGTGGAATGATAAACAATCCCCAGCCTCAATTCTGCTTCCATCAGGTATATTTGTGCCGTGGAAACTCAATATGGTATCCTTTTTAATTGCAATATTGGGAACGCACTTTCCATCTACGTCAATAAAGTGTCCAGATGGACAAGCACACTTATATTCTGTTGGTCCAGTTGGAATACAGACCTGAGGATATTTGCACTTAGCCAATCTGTTTCCTTGTCCACATGGGTTATCATAGCAGAAAACTCCGTCTCCGGAATATCCCCTCTTGCAGGTACATCTGGGCAAATCTTTTTCACCAGGGGTTGTACACTCTGCAAATGGGCTGGAGCAATCTGAATCTCTTTCACAGTGTTGATAGCAGTTACGGTGTGGATCACCAAAAAATCCGGTGTTGCAAGAACAGAGCCTATAATCCTTTGAGACGGTAGTACAATTAGTGTGGTCCACACACTTCATAAGCGCGGCATTCTTGGAAGAATCAGCACAAACAGAGCCTCTAACGTCACATTTTTGGGAGTTTGGATTGATAAGCGGCATGTCAAGTGAAGTCACCTTTGGATTACATTGGTAACCTATATGATTAGCTGTAATCACACAGAATGAATCACTGGGAGGATCACTCCAAGGACATGATACGTAAAAATCCGTAGTACTTCCCTTGGATACAGGCTTTAAAAGGACTGGAATGCCCCTGTAGAAGAAGccatttacaaaattaaAACCCAAAAGGAGAACGTAGAAGAAAACTGACGCCATTCTGTAagtttgttatattttGGGGAAATATATAGATATAATGGCTATTTATAGGCAAAAATGTACGTGTATAAAGTACTTGTAGAAAAATCGCAAAGGTGTGAATAAACGTCCAGAcagaaaatgtgtaggatGCATCCacaacatttatggataaAATGTCACAAATCAAGAGGTATATATGAATATTAAACATACCCGATTAGACTAGATGCCAAAAGATGTGCCTATTATAGAGTAAGCAAGTAGATAGAAATCAAAACCCAAATATAGGTGCACACATCAGCTGATGCGTATCTTCAAGGCTAAAAATACTAAGAAGAATACCCTAATCCTGCGAGCTTTGGCAGAAATTCCACTCCCACGGATTTAATAAAGTGAATTGTGGGAACCAAAGACCCAGGAGTAGACACTCCAACAAGAACATTTTGAATACATTGTCGTAATAACTTGACACTTTAAACTAAAATTCCTAATTCCATcgttttatatttttaattcTGCGCATAGGTACTGCGTTTGCGCCTCCAAACGTTTTTCTGCGTTTTTCCTGACGTTTCTCTTCTTCGCGCGTACATATTTGCGACTCCCGCGGCGTGTAAACTCTAGTATAGTTTGGGTTTTCAGATGTGCTCTTGAGGAATTGATAGAGTTGATAGTTATCCGATTGAGGATTTTGCTCCCTGAACTCTGCGTATGCTTTGGCGAACTGATTGTTGAAGGTGAATACTGCATTAGGAGAATGTATGTAAATGTAGGAATCGATGCAACCAAGCTCGTTAATAAACTTGAGATCGTGTGTAGCCAATATGAATCCACCCCTGTAGACcttttgcaaaagaatTTTTAGTCTGTGTTGCATAAACACGTCCAGGTGGTTGGTAGGTTCATCCAACAATAGGAAATTTGAATCTGTCAAAAACAAAAGTGCTAGCAAAAGACGTGATCTCTCTCCGAACGAAAGCTCAGATACCGGTGTATCCATAAATTCTTCCAAATAAAAACAGGAGAGGTACTGATAGAGTTCTTTCAGATCTTCTACCGAAACATGTTCTGACAGGAGTGTTTGTACTGTATGGGTATAGTTTAGAATGCTAGAACAATTTTGTGAGTAGTACTTTATAGACACAAGTGGTGATATTAGCATCGATCCACCGTCCATTTTGAAAGTGAATTCCTCATCAGTTGCCAGTTTATCACCTACTTCTGTTTTCATATTCTCTAAAGAagttatatttttcatcttttgAATACCTTTACCCTCTACAAATTCAGATTTGTAACCGGTTTCATTATCAAAACAACGCACATCTTGGGACTTGTACAAGAGCTTCAAAAGAGTGCTTTTTCCAATACCATTGTTACCTAAAAGGACAATGCGTTCTGTAGGAAATATGTCGAGATTCAAGTTAGAAAATATTTTCTTTCCTTCAGCAGTTTTTAGCGTTAATCCCTCTAAAATGGCAACCTTGTCTACGTCTTTAGTCAgttctccattttttaaTAGATCGTTGTATATCAATTTCTTTTCAAATACTTGATCCATTTTGTCTATAGAACGACCActtttctctttcttcttagcgttttcttcatcctttttgAACAAAAACTTGTCGTAGGAACTGGTatattttgaaacattAGTTCCCATTAAAGCCTCTAGGTCAGCTTTATGTTTCTTTAGTAACTCAGTCTTTTGGGAGATTGCAACTTTTTTTGCCTTTTGACTGCCCTTTGTGGAATCTGTTGCAATCTTTATTTCGCTCGTTAATCTTGATATTGActtttgtaattttaagATTTTTGAGGCCTTAATGTCAGTAGCTGAAGATCCACTTTCTATAAAATCGTCAAAGTTTCCTGAATGTGAATgtatttttccatctcctGATACAAGAAGTATTGAAGTGCAAATTGCATTCAAAAGTCGTGTATCATGACTCACTAGAAAAATTGATAGTCCGCAAGAATTCATAAGGtactttaaaatttcaatCAAAAACTCCACAGTTATGTTATCCAAATTGTTTGTAGGTTCATCTAAGAGTAATAAACTCGGGGAATGCATAAGCAAAAGCAATAGATATAATCGCATTCTAAATCCTCCACTTAAAGTTTTGATTTGTGACTCAACAACTTCTTCCATGCCAAATATGTTGATTAACCGCCTTATCAAAATCTTTATATCATTAAATCGTGTCCTAATAACCTTTGATTCCAAATTATAGAGCATAAGAATCTCCTTTGTAACCCGTGCTACCTCCTCAATAGTAGAGTGGGCGAGATTGTTGAAAGTCTGAAGATTCTTCTCGACAAAATTTACAACATTATTACATACATTATAAGTATCAAAAACTTCTGATATTGCATCAATAACACGTGATTCCGGGTTAAGGTCTAGTGTGTAATCCTGTTTCATGTAACCAACTCCGGATACATTATAGGTAAAAATAGTGcttttatcttcttctGCTGTATAATTGCCATtcaaaacatttgaaaCAGTTTCATCATCTATAGACTGGTTCTCCATCAGTCTAGATAGGATGGTGTACAAGTACGAATATCTGCTTGTGTTTACATCTTCATTGTCCTCTGAATTGAATACAACATCCATAGATATGGCCagatttttaaaatccTTACCAGACAAACGGCTATATATGGAGTTGAATAATGTGGATTTCCCCGTGCCATTATTTCCTACTATTCCTACACAATCACCAGCGTGTaaagataatgaaataTTGTCGAACAATACTCTCTCCCCTAGCCATATCGATGCATTCCGTACACTTAATAGAGAGCTACCCTTTTGTACCTTATTGGATGGGAATATGCTTGAAACATTTGCATCGAGCAAAGGGGATGTATTCAGCTCATCCTTATTCTTTACACCTATCCACTCCTTTACATCTTTCAGAATCTCTTCGCTGGATGCACTGGTATTGTATACTTTAGCATCCCTTTTTTGAATGTTATGGCCATGTGGAACAATGTAGAGGATGGGTTCTTGGGttttttgtgattttatCAAACTATAGGCTGGTTGAACCAGGCTGTATATTGTCCATAGTACAACTAGAGAGTAATATACCATTAGACATCATTAATAAGCTTTAAACATGCGATATGGGTTTAAATACAATATAAAAAACGCGACTTTGCGATAAAGtccaaatgtgtagagtaGATAAATTCCAGAGGAGAAGTATAATACACTCTGAGGGTATCTACGATTCTTTAAAGAGCTATAATCTTTCACATGAGACCTGTTTAACCTTCCATGGAAAATATTCTACTTTTGAGCCTCTTAAAGGGCAAGAGTATTCATGAAAATATTCCAGAGGGAAATGAGTGTATCAAGCCGTTCCGTGCGCTAAATGCATGATCAGTTTGTACAATAATTATGAAATTGAGGGAGAAAATTCCCCGATCCAGAGAGTAGCGTAACCTCACTTTGACCGCATAATCACCCAGACCTCAGACTTCACTTTTATCGTAGACCACGTCGTATAATGAACAGTAGCAGAAATGCGTTCATTTTATGACATAACAAGCGGAGCTGCTCGCTTTTTATTTGGTGGGAAATTCAGACCTTTCGAGACGCAAAGAGTATCGGAGCCATTTTTTAAATTAAAGGTATGTCTTATGTCTGATTCATTCTATCACGTTACAAAACCATTTATACAATGATTTGAACAGGTAAATGACTTGAATAGAGGTTCCTATCGTAACTTTTCTACCGGTGGCCAAAGCAACATCAAACAGGAGTGGCTTAACTACCGTGAAACGTCAAAGAAATTGCTGACCTCTGGTTTGAATAGTTCAAGGTATTCGTATGATGTAAACTCGTTGACAAAGCTACCCAAATCATATGAATCACACTTGCAAGATGATGTAAAGTTCAGCAAATGCCTTGGCATGAATCCATTGTTCACACACTATGTTAACCCACTTTCTATTGTCTCATTCGCTGCAAAGTACCTCTTGAGTTACAGATTCCTCTTTATTTATATGGCCAGGACCACATTTCAGGTATGTCTGCACGTCTCTCaacattcatcttcaggCTGTGCGTCCACTACTAGCCTTTTGTGTGTTTGGTGAGATTATGAAACTCATTTTAGCTAACCTAAGCGGTGGAGTTCCTGCATATCTCTTCTCATTCGTGCTGGCCTTCGAAGTGCTCTACTTCTTCCTGCAGTGCTACATCTCATACACCTTCTTGATGATGTTCTTTACCGTAATGTTTTAAGTAGCATAATTTTTGGATGTAACAATGAAGAAATTAATTGAAGAAAAGGTCGCAAAGCTGGAATCTTTGCGTGTATCTACGGGGGTGTTAAAACCATTTGAAGACTGTAGCGACGGGCTGCTAACTACACTTCGGTTTTCCTTTAAAGATTCTGCTGGAAAAGCTAAATGTATATTCATTTCCAGCATCACAGACATTAGGATGTCTAAGCGGTTCCTCAGAGAATACATTGTGCTCAACACTGGGGAGTTGAGGTATAACATTACGTGTCTCGATTTGGAAAGTATATTTGCGCATTTCCAGCGTGTAATTGCTCTGAATAAAGAGAATTTAATACTAGGAACTTCGGATGGTATTGGAGGTATTTCCAGGGTTATCCAAGCCAAGAAGGATAAAAGGGACGAAGCGGAAAATCTAAAGAATGCTGCACTGAAAGATTTAGATACTTTGAGGGGAAAATTCGACGGAGTACTAGCCATTGCAAAGGAGTACTCACGAATGAGAGGTCTGGAATCTGGGCAAGAGCATGTTCAAGAATTATTCAAAAATTTGGGCATCTCCAATGTGTTTTCAGAACTTGATTTGAATTCCTCAAAGGGTAAGAGAATTGAGGGTATCAAGAGGGTTCTAGACTCCCTCTTGGAGGCAAACGGGATGGTACTGTTGCAAAATCTATTTTGTGCAGTAAACAGTCTCTTGTTATGTGACCTATACTCTCCCTCTGAACTTTTTGAATCTGTAAAGGCGCTGGCAGATGTTGGATTTTGCAAAATGACCAAACTTCACGGTACATGGGTAGTAACAAGGAATACTGATGGGATCGACTTTGGCAACATCTTGAAGGATACAAAAAATGGACCAATAACCCTAGTTTCATACTCTAGAGATTACCAACTTCCAATCGCTCTGGCAGAAGTACAATTAAACATGGCTGAGGCCTCGGGACTCATTGTCAGAGACGATTCTGTACAACAAGTACAATACTTTTACAACGACTTTAAAGCATTTGACATGTGAATATACTCGTTACTCTTGaaagtttgtctatataCCAGTTGTTGTGCGATAAGTAGCGTTTGCTAGTCActttcattctttgggaGTTGGCAGTCTGTAGGCACAAGGCCAGTAGGCAGAGTCTCCAGATGCTTTCGGATCTGCTCAATCTGGTGTTTCTTGCGACGTATAACTAGATCATTCTCTTTGATTACCTCGGAAAGCTCTGTGTCGAAGGATTCCTACAAGGGTGTACATAGTAGCAGTGAGCAAACCTCTAGAGActttttgataaattcatTGGATTCGTCTGTACAGAAACATGTGTATGATATTCATGTATGTGTACGgataaatgtgtaaaaacTCACTCAGTTTAGTGATCGCCAGCTCCAATTCCTTGAGGACGTCCGCACACAACTGTGGGCTATCCGGAAGCTTCAGGTCCCAATTCAGCGTGAGCTGAGACTCCACATTATGGCATCTACGCTGGTTTATGTAAACCTCGACCATATTGCACAATTAAAATCCTT encodes the following:
- a CDS encoding conserved hypothetical protein (encoded by transcript BEWA_041470A); translated protein: MKKLIEEKVAKLESLRVSTGVLKPFEDCSDGLLTTLRFSFKDSAGKAKCIFISSITDIRMSKRFLREYIVLNTGELRYNITCLDLESIFAHFQRVIALNKENLILGTSDGIGGISRVIQAKKDKRDEAENLKNAALKDLDTLRGKFDGVLAIAKEYSRMRGLESGQEHVQELFKNLGISNVFSELDLNSSKGKRIEGIKRVLDSLLEANGMVLLQNLFCAVNSLLLCDLYSPSELFESVKALADVGFCKMTKLHGTWVVTRNTDGIDFGNILKDTKNGPITLVSYSRDYQLPIALAEVQLNMAEASGLIVRDDSVQQVQYFYNDFKAFDM